The following coding sequences lie in one Gouania willdenowi chromosome 5, fGouWil2.1, whole genome shotgun sequence genomic window:
- the ppfia4 gene encoding liprin-alpha-4 isoform X5: MEGLPDCRLPNGSIDAHDDGSRASELQELLDRNKKELAQSRDHSAALNARVAELEAELTNTRRELSRSEELSIKQQREQREREDMEERITTLEKRYLAAQRETTQIHDLNDKLENELATKDSLHRQSEEKVRQLQEMLEMAEQRLAQTMRKAETLPEVEAELAQRVAALSKAEERHGNVEERLRQLESQLEEKNQELGRARQREKMNEEHNKRLSDTVDRLLSESNERLQLHLKERMAALEDKNSLIQDLENCQKQLEEFHHTRERLIGEIDKLRNEIDHLKRRSGAFGDGTHPRSHLGSSSDLRFSVVEGQDGHYSTTVIRRAQKGRLSALRDDPNKVCAVFEQDYSSLRGSVGHLLGSDIEAESDMDDDISSTLLSPSGQSDAQTLALMLQEQLDAINEEIRMIQVERESADVRSEELESRVNSGSIDGLNVTLRPRALPTSATAQSLASSSSPPTSGHSTPKHHGRNTSHHLGIMTLPSDLRKHRRKVASPVEVDKATIKCETSPPSSPRSLRLETNFAQFTGSLEDGRGKQKKGIKSSIGRLFGKKEKARMEQAVMAGRDIQPLSALSDFEMGVGDTMTLGKLGTQAERDRRMKKKHELLEDARKRGLPFAQWDGPTVVSWLELWVGMPAWYVAACRANVKSGAIMSALSDTEIQREIGISNPLHRLKLRLAIQEMVSLTSPSAPLTSRTSSGNVWVTHEEMENLASSSKAENEEGSWAQTLAYGDMNHEWIGNEWLPSLGLPQYRSYFMECLVDARMLDHLTKKDLRSHLKMVDSFHRASLQYGIMCLKKLNYDRKELDRRREESQHDMKDILVWTNEQVIHWVQSIGLREYSSSLIESGVHGALVAVDETFDYSSLALILQIPMQNTQARQVLEREFNNLLALGTDRRLEETGDDKTFRRSPSWRKRFRAREGGVGLGMMAGSMETLPAGFRMPSMSIPPSMNLAPRKQLQPEAPPSAPPRLDPSAVRTYSC; the protein is encoded by the exons ATGGAAGGTCTTCCTGACTGT AGACTACCCAACGGCTCCATAGACGCCCACGACGATGGCAGCCGTGCGTCTGAGCTTCAGGAGCTGCTGGATCGGAACAAAAAGGAGCTGGCTCAGAGTCGAGATCACTCCGCGGCTCTGAACGCACGCGTGGCGGAGCTCGAGGCCGAGCTCACCAACACGCGGCGAGAACTGAGCCGCAGTgaggagctgtcaatcaaacaACAGAGGGAGCAGAGAGAG cgaGAGGATATGGAGGAGAGGATCACGACACTAGAGAAACGTTACCTGGCTGCTCAGAGGGAGACGACACAGATCCACGACCTCAACGATAAACTGGAGAATGAACTGGCCACGAAGGACTCTCTGCACCGACAG AGCGAGGAGAAGGTTCGCCAGCTGCAGGAGATGCTGGAGATGGCAGAGCAGAGGTTGGCTCAGACCATGAGGAAGGCTGAGACTCTTCCAGAGGTTGAAGCTGAGCTGGCACAGAGAGTGGCAGCACTGTctaag GCTGAGGAGCGCCATGGCAACGTGGAGGAGCGTCTCAGACAGCTTGAGTCCCAACTGGAGGAGAAAAACCAAGAACTtggaagg GCTCGACAAAGGGAGAAAATGAACGAAGAACACAATAAGCGTTTGTCCGACACTGTGGATCGTCTGCTCAGTGAATCCAACGAGAGACTGCAGCTGCATCTGAAAGAACGCATGGCTGCTCTGGAGGACAAG aattccCTCATTCAGGACCTCGAGAACTGCCAGAAACAACTGGAAGAGTTTCACCACACAAGG GAGCGGCTGATTGGAGAAATTGATAAACTGAGAAATGAGATTGACCACTTGAAACGGCGCAGTGGAGCGTTTGGCGATGGGACTCACCCTCG GTCTCACTTGGGAAGCTCTAGCGATCTCCGTTTCTCAGTGGTGGAGGGTCAAGACGGCCACTACAGCACAACAGTGATCAGACGAGCCCAGAAGGGCAGACTGTCTGCGCTACGAGATGACCCAAACAAG GTGTGTGCGGTGTTTGAACAGGACTACTCATCCCTGAGAGGGAGCGTGGGTCACCTCCTGGGCAGCGACATCGAGGCTGAGTCGGACATGGACGACGACATCAGCTCAACTCTGCTCTCCCCCAGCGGCCAATCAGACGCTCAGACACTTGCTCTCATGCTGCAGGAGCAACTGGATGCCATCAACGAGGAGATAAG AATGATCCAGGTAGAGAGAGAGTCAGCTGACGTGCGCTCAGAGGAGCTTGAATCTCGTGTGAATAGCGGCAGCATCGATGGACTCAACGTAACACTTAGACCGCGGGCCCTGCCCACCTCAGCCACCGCCCAATCACTGGCCTCCTCCTCTTCTCCGCCCACTAGTGGCCACTCCACGCCTAAACATCACGGACGCAACACCAGCCACCATCTCGGCATCATGACCCTG CCAAGTGACCTGAGAAAGCACAGAAGGAAAGTGGCG TCTCCAGTGGAGGTGGACAAAGCTACGATTAAGTGTGAGAcatcccctccctcctccccacGCAGTTTACGGCTGGAAACCAACTTCGCCCAATTCACAGGCAGCCTGGAGGATGGACGAGG CAAGCAGAAGAAAGGAATCAAGTCCTCTATTGGACGATTGTTTGGGAAGAAGGAGAAGGCTCGGATGGAGCAGGCTGTTATGGCGGGTCGAGATATACAGCCTCTATCTGCTTTATCAG ACTTTGAGATGGGCGTCGGTGATACTATGACGCTCGGAAAACTGGGCACGCAGGCAGAGAGAGATCGCAGGATGAAGAAAAA ACACGAACTTCTAGAAGATGCAAGGAAAAGAGGTTTGCCGTTTGCTCAGTGGGACGGGCCCACTGTCGTCTCGTGGCTCGAG CTGTGGGTGGGTATGCCCGCCTGGTATGTGGCAGCCTGTCGCGCCAACGTGAAGAGTGGAGCCATCATGTCAGCTCTGTCGGACACAGAGATCCAGAGGGAGATCGGCATCAGCAATCCCCTTCATCGCCTCAAACTGCGTCTGGCCATCCAGGAAATGGTCTCCCTCACCAGCCCGTCTGCACCACTCACTTCCAGAACG TCCTCCGGAAATGTGTGGGTGACTCATGAAGAGATGGAGAACCTGGCTTCCTCCAGTAAAGCG GAGAATGAGGAGGGTAGCTGGGCACAG ACCTTGGCATATGGAGACATGAACCATGAGTGGATAGGAAATGAATGGCTACCCAGCCTGGGTCTGCCTCAGTATCGCTCGTACTTCATGGAGTGTTTGGTAGATGCACGGATGCTCGATCATCTGACCAAGAAGGACCTGAGGAGTCACCTCAAGATGGTGGACAGCTTCCACAG AGCTAGTCTCCAGTATGGGATTATGTGCTTAAAGAAACTGAACTATGACCGGAAGGAGCTGGATCGCCGGAGAGAAGAAAGCCAGCATGACATgaaag acatTTTGGTGTGGACCAATGAACAGGTGATCCACTGGGTGCAGTCCATTGGTTTGAGGGAGTACAGCAGCAGCCTGATAGAGAGCGGAGTTCACGGAGCACTGGTCGCTGTGGACGAGACCTTTGACTACAGCAGCCTGGCTCTCATCCTACAGATCCCTATGCAGAACACACAG GCCCGACAGGTTTTAGAGCGGGAGTTCAACAACCTGTTGGCTTTGGGGACTGATCGCCGACTAGAGGAG ACTGGTGATGATAAGACTTTTCGACGCTCTCCGTCATGGCGCAAGAGGTTTCGAGCCCGTGAGGGAGGGGTAGGCCTGGGGATGATGGCGGGCTCCATGGAAACACTGCCTGCTGGTTTCCGCATGCCCTCAATGTCCATTCCACCCTCCATGAATTTGGCACCAAGGAAACAGCTCCAGCCTGAAG CTCCTCCCTCGGCACCTCCGAGGCTTGATCCTTCAGCAGTGCGGACTTATTCATGCTAA
- the myog gene encoding myogenin, with translation MELFETNPYFFPDQRIYEGGDSYFPSRLPGSYDQNSYQDRNSMMGLCGSLSGGVGVGVTVTEDKASPSSLSPHSEAHCPGQCLPWACKLCKRKTVTMDRRRAATMREKRRLKKVNEAFDALKRSTLMNPNQRLPKVEILRSAIQYIERLQALVSSLNQQDSETGQQGLHYRPSPAQARVSSSSEPSSGSTCCSSPEWSSTPEQCTQSYSSEDLLSVADSPEQGNMRALTSIVESIAAADGSVAFPVDIPK, from the exons ATGGAGCTTTTCGAGACCAACCCATACTTCTTTCCTGACCAGCGCATTTATGAAGGTGGGGACAGCTACTTCCCCTCCCGCCTGCCTGGCTCCTACGACCAAAACAGCTACCAGGACAGGAACTCCATGATGGGCTTGTGTGGGAGTCTGTCAGGAGGTGTTGGAGTTGGGGTGACAGTCACTGAGGACAAAGCCTCTCCATCCAGTCTGTCACCTCACTCTGAGGCCCATTGCCCCGGCCAGTGCCTTCCCTGGGCATGTAAGCTTTGTAAAAGGAAGACAGTGACCATGGACCGCCGAAGAGCGGCCACCATGAGGGAGAAGAGACGTCTAAAGAAAGTGAATGAAGCCTTTGATGCCCTGAAGAGAAGTACTCTAATGAACCCAAACCAAAGGCTGCCCAAGGTGGAGATCTTGCGAAGCGCCATCCAGTACATTGAGAGACTGCAGGCACTGGTGTCATCTCTCAACCAGCAGGACAGTGAGACGGGACAGCAGGGGCTGCACTACCGACCAAGTCCTGCTCAGGCCAGA GTGTCATCGTCAAGCGAGCCCAGCTCAGGCAGCACCTGCTGCAGCAGCCCAGAGTGGAGCAGCACCCCCGAGCAGTGCACGCAGAGCTACAGCAGTGAGG ATCTCCTGAGTGTTGCTGACTCTCCAGAACAGGGGAACATGCGTGCCTTGACATCCATTGTGGAGAGCATCGCTGCAGCTGATGGATCCGTGGCTTTTCCTGTGGACATTCCCAAATAA